DNA sequence from the Acinonyx jubatus isolate Ajub_Pintada_27869175 chromosome A3, VMU_Ajub_asm_v1.0, whole genome shotgun sequence genome:
cattagcttgatagatggttctccatccccttattttcaatctgaaggtgtctttaggtctaaagtgggtctcttgtaaacagcatataaatggatcttgttttcttatccattctgttactctatgtctcttgattggagcattgagtccattgatgtttagagtgagtactgaaagatatgaatttattgccattatgatgcttgtagagttggagtttctggtggtgttctctggtcctttcgaatcttttgttgcttttggtgtgtgtgtgtgtgtgtgtgtgtgtgtgtgtatatatatatatatatatatttttttcatcttttctcccctcagaaagtccccctttaaatttcttgcagggctggtttagtggtcacaaacttctttaatttttgtttgggaaactttttatctctccttctattttgaatgacagccttgctgggtaaagaattcttggctgcagattttctgattcagcacactggatatatcccaccactcctttctgggctgccaagtttctgtCCATAGGTCTGCTGGagacctgatctgtcttcccttgtaggttaaggactttttttccccccttgctgctttcatgattctctccttgcctgaatattttctgaatttgagtatgatatgcctttttttttttttttttttgattctaatgggagtcctctgtgcttcctgaattttgatgtctgagtctttccccaggttaggaaagttttctgctgtgatttgctcacatgacccttctacccctatttctctctcttcctcttctgggacccctatgattctgatgtttttcctttttaatgagtcactgatttgtctaactcttaaatcgtgctctttttccttaatctccctcttttttcctgcttcattattctctataagtttgtcctgtatatcactgattctctgttctgcctcatccatccttgccaccgtggcatccatctgtgattgcagctcagttatagcatttttaatttcattctggctatttttgacttcttttatctctgcagaaagggattctaatctattttcgactccagctagtattcttattatcgtgattctaaattctggttcagacatcttgcttgtatctgtgttggttaaatccctggctgtcgtttctttgtgctctctcttttggggtgaattccttcgttttgtcattttgaagggagaagaggaattaatgaggtagaaaaatttaaaaaattcaaattaaaaaaatattaaaattaaaaattaaacacacacacaaatcaaatagatggtgctagatcctaggtgtgttttggtctgggtgttgaacgtggtttgacagattagagaaaaaaaagagtggggggaaggaaatactttgagaatttgaaaaaatgaatacactgaagtagactaaaatgatggaagtaaaatagaatttgaaaaaatttacataaaagcaaaaaatatagtaataaaaattaaataaaaatattgttaatagaaattgaaagtaaaaatgaattttcctttttctgtattccagaaaaagaaaagaaacgaaaaagagaaaaaagataaagaaaagaaaaaaaggaaatcgtttgaaaatttgaaaaagtgaatacactgtagtagactaaaataaaatgatggaagtaaaatagaatttgaaaaaaattacataaaagcaaaaaatacagtaaaaaatgaaagaaaaatatttttaataaaaatcaaaaataaaaatgaattttttctctttctgtattcaagaaaaaggaaagaagcgtaaaggagaaaaataaagaaaattgaatagatggacccgctaacagattgaagtaggactgaaattacttcattttctctagaagtcagtctatgtagcgccttatagtccataaactaagccggtggtgagacttgtgttcttgaagaacgaggttggcccagttggcaggggctcagtgtaacggctccgctctccactagatggcgctgctagcttCCTGGGGTGGAGTGTTACCGCGCTCGAAGGTGCGTATGCGCCTGCGCGGGAGCGGTCAAAATGGCGTCACCAGCTACCcggtctgttctcccggatcagcaatggCGCTCCcgtcctccgtcttcagctctcCTCCGCTccccgcttttccactctccgtgaccaggccccaggccgtACCTCGCTCCCGAGTTTTGCCTCGgacgcggctgttttccccggccccttactccCGAAGGACTGCGGCCCTGACCCGCTCCGCCCCTccgcgggagggtctcaccgagctaCGGCGGAATGTCGGCTGCAGCCAGGaacgcccgctggaccctgctgctgccggtgccccgagactgcggcccgaggccagcccgccccagaaaaagttggCGAGACAGTCTAGCAGCAGCGTTTCGGGGATGGTGGAAAATCGCCACACACGTCTGGCCCCAGGCTTCACCCTccacgaccttgttccagcaccggCGAACGTGgccgccttccggggtctgccgggaccaggtggcttccacagtctccaccaaatgtccttccgGCAGCGGAACCGCCTTTCCTCGTGTGGCCCGAgcacctcccggaccccactctgttcctggggattcgcccttcccaccagagcaccgccaggtagggagctgcggaGGTGCAGCCTTGCGCTCCCCTCGTTTACGGTCTTAATgggatttaaaccctctcctttctcctttagtCCCTGCGGCCGTTTCCcatcttccactttctctccagctccttttagggagggggagggggaggggtgcttttcccgtattctccccgccccccagtctccgtcctctctccccctgcaaaagcacctcccttcccgcggcttctcgctccccaagttcactcgtctgcgccgcgtacctgctgaattctgtggttcaggttgtgcagatggtagtgttaatcctccaatcagtgttctaggtgtgtaggatggttcagtgttggtctggctgtattttgtggacgcgagacacacaagaagcttccatgctgttccgccatcttggctcctcccctgagTCCAtgccttcttttatttaaataacagctttattgagatgtaattcacattaAATTCATCATATCATGGTCATTATCATAAAATTCGCTCTTTAGGGTCTACAGCCCAGTGTGCGCCTCTGTATATTCACCGAGTTGCACAACTGTCGCTGCAGATTTCAGGACATTGGTGTCACCCCCCAGAGCAACCGTGTACCCGTGGCAGCAccgccaccccctgcccccagcccctggcgaccGCCAGTCGGTGTCTATGGATCCACCTGCTCTGGGCGTTTTCCGTGAATGGAATCGTCCACTCTGTGGTGTTTGCGACTGACTTTCTCTTGTCAATGTCCTCACGCTGTGCACGCCCCCTGTTTGTGCGACCAGTTCGCCATTGTGTGGACAGCCCACAACTTGTTTATCTGTTCTTCAGTGATGGAGATGCCGTTTTCACTTTCTGGCCGCTGTAAATAATGCTTTGTTTAATGTTTGCATGCGCCGTGTGTGTTCTGTGGATAAATGTCTACAGTGTTCTTGGGTAGATACCTCCAAGGGGAGATGGCTGGGTTCATGGGAACTTGATGTGTAACATTTTGAGGGACTGCGGAAGTATTTTCCAAAAGGAaagcaccatttcacattcccaccggTGGTGTGCGAGAGTtcagttcctccacatcctcgccaacccTTGTTACTGTCTGTCTTTTTAACTTTTAGCCACCCCGGTGGGTGCGAAGTGAAATCTCACAGTGCTTTGGATTTGCATTCCTTTGAGGTCcaatgatgtcgagcatctttttcTATACTCTTTGGCCCTTTgggtgtctttggagaaatgtgtaccCGTTCCTttgctcgtttttttttttttttttttttttttttttttttttttttttttgttgttgttgttcgtttgggccattattttttatatttttgagttgtaagagttctctaTATACTCTACATGCTGGACCTCTGTCAGAtccatgatttgcaaataccttctccaatTCCACAGAATATGTTTCCACTGTTTTTGATAGTGATAGTGGCCTCTGAGGCATACAagtttttaatgaaatccaacttaccaattttttaaaatcacacttTTGGTATTATGTTAAGAAACCATTACCCAATACAAGGTCATAATGACCTATTCCTATGATTTTTATCAGGGATCTTCTAGTCTGGTCTTATATTTCGACCTGTGACACATTTTGAGTTGAGTTTAGgatatgatgtgaggtaggggtccacaTTGATTTTCTCGTATGCGGATGTCCAGTGGTCCTGCAACTACTGTTTGAAAAGGCTGCTCTCTCCCTGTTCAGTCACATACAGGTTTACATCTGCACTCTCAGTTCTATTCCGTTGGTCTGTACGCCTGTTCTCATGCTGTCGTAAGATGTCCTGGTTTGTCGCTAGTAGCAATTTTTATAGTCTCTTTTGTCTGGGGTAAGTATAGCCACTCCGGCCCCCTTGTGGTTATTGTTTGcatatgactttttaattttaatgtatcttGGAGATCTTTATGTACGAAGAGTTTTCATCTATTCTACAGCTATGTAGTATTCCATTTATGGCCGTAAcgtaatttatttatgtaaatgtcATCCTTGAAATATTGAAATCCCGGCACGGAGTAAGAGTAAGTATGGAgcctttgtttttcattcattcaggcaCTTTGCAGACTCTCTCAATCGAAAGTTTCGTGCTTTTCTTCAGCTCTAGGAAATGTTGTCCCGCTATTTACAAAGGAATCGTTCACTCCATGTCTGTTTTCTCTTATGTACTTCCTGTTGCAAAATACTCTGGGTTGAGTTTTCATGTCCTcacttctctcattttctgtgcctttctccttttgctttaTGCTTTGAGTTTTTCCTGTCTGTGTCTTCTAGAAAGTCAATCCAGCCTTCAGGTACACAATATTCAGTGTTCTGAGCATCACAGCCACCGAACTTCTTTACTCTGACATTTAAATATTCTCACCCTGCTGCTTCTCCTTCTTCACAGCGGCCCGCTTTTATTAAAGGGATGCGATATCACGTCCaatctctctttcattttcttttttttttaatttttttttcaacgtttatttatttttgggacagagagagacagagcatgaacgggggaggggcagagagagagggagacacagaatcggaaacaggctccaggctccgagccgtccgcccggagcccgacgcggggctcgaactcccggaccgcgagatcgtgacctggctgaagtcggacgcccaaccgactgcgccacccaggcgcccctctttcgtTTTCTGAATGATCCTGTTCTTCCCCTTGGGGAAATTGGCTTatcttggtttttgtctttcttgctGTTGATTTTCTTCAGATACGTGATGACCTGGTGGTGTTTTTCTCCTTAAAGTGGAGAACAGCTCGACTGATGCAGGAGCTCTCCTGGGTTTCTCCTCCGCATTTTAATGTCTGTCACCCTGACAGGCCTTCCCGTGGTGGGGGTGACCCCAGCCTCTGTGAAGAAGACGGGGTAAACCCACAGGGAGGCCGTGGGAGGGGAAATGTGTGGTCTGAATGAAGGCCAGATCCCCGTGTGCCCAGGACGCGACTCCTTCCCCCACACCTGGGCCCTCAGGTGTCTGTTAGGAAGGTCTGGCGTTGACTCTGCCGCGGTTTCTGTCTTAGGTGCTGCGGAGCTGGTGGGAAGCGGGGTACACCTTCGAGCCACCTCTCGGGTGGTTGGAGCtgtcctgcccctgcccagctcgtCTACCGATGCGGTCCCATTGACTTGGTCTTCCAGGAAGCCACTCAAGTCTGTGAGCGGCTGTGGCTCCAGTGACCGTTTCTTAGCTCTAGAGGGGATTCGGGGTCTTTGCTGGATTCTGATTATCATGGGGAAGAATTTGGGGAATGGTTAAGGAAAATGCACCTCCCAGTTTTACCATCTTGAGAATTGGGCGCGGGGGCCGAGGGCtactgggagaggcagagacaaagaggCGTTTGGGGAGCAGGGAGTGACTCAGACTTTGATGTCAGCGAAGGCTGTGATGTCAGTGATGTCAGAGTGACTCATTCCACTGAGGGGAGGGAACCAGAGGGCcctgcagggaggggtggggcgggtgcAGCACAgatcctgcccctgccccgaACCAGAGCATTGCCATCCAGGGATAGCCTGGTTTCTCGTGTCTTTGCTCTCTCTTACCCAACTCCACACTAGGAAGGTTTTTGCCTCGATGAAGCCATTATTCTGCTTAACTGGTAAACTACATTACTGGATGCAGATGGATGTGGGCCCTGACATCTTCCTCTGAAAATATGGCAAGTAAATTAGTTAATTATTGTTTTTGAATTGACATGCTATTCAGGCTTTTGATTTATAACTTAATTGTACTGCTCTAGGTGACTTCCAATTTTTAACCGGATCCATTTGAATAAACTTAGTGTTCTGTCTCAGATTAGCgaaaggaagattaaaaagtaAGCTGGAGAGTTTGGTAGCTTTGTAACAATAGCATAACATGTGGAATAATGAACTGTAAATGTGTCTAATTACATAAATAATGCATTTGTGTAATTGTCAAGTAAGGGGGTGTGCTAatgaatcaattatttttaattgtaggaTGCTTGATTGTTTCAGAAATATAATTGATCGTAATCAAGAATCAATTAAATGTTGATAGTAATTATGTTTATCAAGCTTAAATACATGACATCATTACACTGTAACTGCTTCGGGAAGAAGGAAGTGGAAGGAGGTTATCCTAAGTGAAGGAGAAAGAGCTCATATTTATGCCAGCAGCCCGGCAGCGGCGGGACTGCACGGTAATGAGGTAGGAAAGAGAAGCGAGCTCTTCAAGGCTTATCAGTTAAGGCTGCCAAAGGCAAGCTTCTCCAGCTGCGAGCTCATCACATCCCCGAGCCGGGCGGGTTTCTGCCTGTGGGGAGCGTCTGGATCAGCGGCTTCCGAGATAGCAACCCCAGGTGCGCTGCGGGTGCGGGCTTGGGCAGGCCCTCACCCGGCACTGCTCTCGGGGAAAACCGTCTTGTGATCCGAGGATTACTTAGGCTCTAGGAAGTGTGTGTGGCCCCCACCTGTCTTGGGCGTGCGGCTCTGTTCAAGTTGACTTGAGAGGCTCGACCCTGCGAGATTCACTGCAGGTCGTCTGAGCATTCCAGAAATGATGGTTACTGTATGAGAAGCTGCTGAATTTAATGTGTGTTGGCTGTAAACACGGGCCCGCGAGCCCCTCTGTCTCTGGGACTGTGTCCCATTCCCATTCGTGTCCCTACCGCAtgccacatagtaggtgcttgacAAATGTTAGGTGAGTGATAAAAACGTTCCTCGTGATCCGTCAGCTAATCAGCATATTGGTTGCAGCTGTGCTACCTTTGTTGGCCTACCAGTTGTTGGCTTGCCCACACGCCCTActcatccctccttccttccttccttccctccctccttccctccactgactcatccatccatcccaccttccttccttccatccatccttccttccatctatcctactttccttccttctctccttccttctctccttccttccacccacccactcatccatccatccatcccaccttccttccatccatctacccatctatccatctatcctactttccttcctttcctccttccttccatccacccactcatccatccatctgtctcaccttccttccatccatctacccatctatctttccttccttccttccttccttccttccttccttccttccttccttccttccctccacccactcACCATCgatcccaccttccttccttccattcatctatccatccatccatcttactttccttccttccttccttccttccttccacccactcatctatccatctatccatccatccatccatccatcccaccttctttccttccttccatccacccatccatccatccatccatccttcctttcttccttccttccctccttccttccactcactcatccatctatccatccatccatccatccatcccaccttccttccttccctccttccacccacccacccactcatccatccatccatcccaccttccttccatccatccatccacccacccacccatccatctatcctacttaccttccttccttccctccttccttccttccctccacacactcatccatccatcgatcccaccttccttccttccattcatctatccatccatccatcttactttccttccttccttccttccttccttccacccactcatctatccatctatccatccatccatccatccatcccaccttctttccttccttccatccacccatccatccatccatccatccttcctttcttccttccttccctccttccttccactcactcatccatctatccatccatccatccatcccaccttccttccttccctccttccacccacccacccactcatccatccatccatcccaccttccttccatccatccatccacccacccacccatccatctatcctacttaccttccttcct
Encoded proteins:
- the LOC128311330 gene encoding uncharacterized protein LOC128311330 gives rise to the protein MALLASWGGVLPRSKVRMRLRGSGQNGVTSYPVCSPGSAMALPSSVFSSPPLPAFPLSVTRPQAVPRSRVLPRTRLFSPAPYSRRTAALTRSAPPREGLTELRRNVGCSQERPLDPAAAGAPRLRPEASPPQKKLARQSSSSVSGMVENRHTRLAPGFTLHDLVPAPANVAAFRGLPGPGGFHSLHQMSFRQRNRLSSCGPSTSRTPLCSWGFALPTRAPPVGGTAWDIVSYFLTNSVWLSALFSSGMVSLPTESRREPRDTGRPDPAAQQPRKPFGVKIVPPEDFRKR